TCAAGAGGATGATAGGTTTACTACAGAGGAAAAGTTAGATGCACTATCCGTAAACCTGGACTTTGAAAACAAAAAAATTGGAGATCTTAGATTGTATTATGGTGCTGAGTATATCTTTAACAAAGTAAATTCTGAAGGAACCCAAACAAATATAGAAACTAATGAAGTTACCGCAGCGGCATCAAGATACCCAGATGGAGCTACTTGGCAGACTTTTGCAGGGTACTTAAATAGTGAATGGCAACTGAAACCGAATTTTACCTTATTGTCCGGAGCTCGATATAGCCAAGTTTGGGTAGATGCCCAATTTGACAAGACTTTCTTTCAATTTCCTTTTGATGAAGCGGACTTGATAACAGGCGCTTTCACAGGTAGTGTCGGGTTTAGCTGGTTTCCAAAAGCCAATCTTCAAATTACGTTGAACGGCTCCACAGGTTTTAGAGCTCCGAACATAGATGATATTGGAAAAGTGTTTGACTCTGAACCCGGTTCTGTGGTAGTTCCAAATCCAGATTTAGAACCTGAATATGCTTACAATGCAGAAGTGGGTGTTCGAAAAAATTTCAATGATAGGTTGGTATTAAAAGGAGCGGCATATTACACCTATTTGGTAGATGCTTTGGTAAGAAGAGATTATGAGTTCAATGGGGCATCGGAGATCATATACAATAATGAATTGAGCAATGTACAAGCTATCCAAAATGCAGCAAAAGCTTACGTGTACGGTTTTGAACTAAGTATGGAAGCTTTCTTGAGCGATAATTGGTCCTTTTTTTCAAATCTTACCATTACCGAAGGTATCGAAGAAGATGAAGATGGTACGGATTCACCTGCAAGACACGTGGCGCCAACATTTGGAGACTTTCATTTGGTATGGCAGAACCAGCGATTAAAAACAGATTTCTTTCTAAATTACAATGGTGAAATCAGTTTTAATGATTTGGCATTCTCGGAACGCAGCAAAGAGTTTATTTATGCTACCGATGAAAACGGCAACCCATTTTCACCTTCTTGGTACACCTTAAATTTTAGGTCACAATATAGAATATCCAATGCTTTAAAGACAACAATAAGCTTGGAAAACATGACAAATCAGCGTTATAGAACGTATTCTTCAGGTATCGTGGCTCCCGGTACAAATTTCATTTTAGGATTGGGATATAGTTTTTGAAAACAAAAAAGGGCCTCCAAAAGAAATTTCTTTTTGGAGGCCCTCAATTGTCTTTGCTTGTAGGCAGTTTAGTGCTCTACTTTTTCTTTTGCATCTTCTGCGGCCTTTTTAAGGTCATTTGCTGTTTTGTTGGCAGTATCTTTCATGTCTTCGCCCATTTCTTTGGCTTTGTTCATGGTTTCTTCACCAGCTTTTTCAATACTGTCCATAGCTTTTTCACCAGCAGCTTTCATGTCTTCCCCAGCTTCCTTCATGGTATCGGCTGCGTCATCGGCCGCTTTTTTCAAATCATTGCCAGCCTCTTCTAAAGACCCAGCTGCTTCCTCTGTAGCCTCTTTGGCTTTATCCGAAGCTTCCTTGCAGGATACCATTGTAGTTGCGGATATCAATAACGCAACAATTGCAATACATACTTTTTTCATTTTAAAAATGGTTTAGTGTTAATACTGTGAAGATATATATTTTGGTTTAAATGGGAACTTACGGTGTATCATATTTAGATTAAGCATTTTATACAAATTCAAATACCTGATTAGGAAAGCTATAATTCCCAGTAAATTTTTAATTTTGCAAACTTGGAAATCTAGAAGAAGTAGCTATACATATGAAGTTTGCTGAATATAGGGGATTGGATTTACCTAAAGTATCAGAAGAAATACTGAACTTTTGGAAAGAAAACGGGATTTTTGAAAAAAGTGTCTCTACCAGAGAGGGAAAGGAAAGCTATGTTTTTTACGAAGGGCCTCCGTCTGCCAACGGAATGCCTGGAATCCACCATGTAATGGCTCGTACCATTAAGGATATCTTTCCTAGGTACAAAACCATGAAAGGACATCAGGTAAAGCGGAAAGCGGGGTGGGACACCCACGGATTGCCCATCGAAATTGGTGTTGAGAAAGAACTGGGCATCACAAAAGAAGATATTGGTAAAAAGATTTCGGTCGAGGAATATAATGCTGCCTGTAAAAAAGCGGTCATGCGTTACACAGATGTTTGGAATGAGATGACCGAGAAAATAGGATATTGGGTAGATATGGATGACCCATATATTACCTACAAATCCAAGTATATGGAATCTGTTTGGTGGTTGCTAAAACAGATTTACGACAAAGGACTTTTATATAAAGGGTACACCATACAGCCTTACTCTCCTAAAGCGGGAACAGGTTTAAGTTCCCATGAGTTGAATCAACCGGGCACGTATCAAGATGTTACGGATACTACGGTTACGGCTCAATTCAAGATAAAAAAAGAAACATTGCCTGCTATTTTTGATGGTATCGATGGGGAGGCCTATTTTTTGGCATGGACGACCACACCTTGGACACTGCCATCAAATACTGCGTTGACCGTAGGACCAAAGATTGACTATATTCTGGTTCAAAGCTTCAATCAATATACTTTTGAGCCTAGCTATGTGGTTTTGGCAAAAAGCTTGGTCGGGAAGCAATTTGGCGGCAAATTCTATGAGGCGCAAAGTGAGGAGGATTTTGCTAACTACACAACTGCGGATAAAAAAATACCTTACCAAATCATTGCTGAAACAAAAGGAGTTGATTTAGTAGGTATCGAATACGAACAACTTATCGATTACGTTCAGCCCTATCAAAACCCAGAGAATGCATTCAGGGTCATTGCCGGCGATTTTGTAACCACAGAAGATGGAACTGGAATTGTGCATACTGCTCCTACCTTTGGTGCAGATGATGCTTTTGTAGCAAAACAGGCAAAACCAGAAGTCCCACCAATGCTGGTTTTGGATGAACATAACAATCCGGTTCCGTTGGTCGATTTACAAGGGAAATTTAGACCAGAACTTAAGGAGTTTGGCGGTAAATACGTAAAAAACGAATATTATAACGAAGGAGAGGCACCTGAGCGTTCCGTTGATGTTGAGATTGCCATCAAACTAAAAGAAGAGAATAAAGCGTTTAAGGTTGAAAAGTATGTGCACAGTTATCCGAATTGCTGGCGTACGGACAAACCTATTCTTTACTATCCTTTGGATTCGTGGTTTATTAAGGTTACCGATGTTAAGGACCGTATGTTCGAGCTGAACCAAAGCATAAATTGGAAACCAAAGGCCACAGGGGAGGGTCGTTTTGGAAATTGGTTGTTGAATGCCAATGACTGGAATCTTTCCCGTTCCCGTTATTGGGGGATTCCGTTGCCCATTTGGCGTACCGAAGATGGGAGCGAAGAATTATTGATCGGTTCTGTAGAAGAACTGAAAACAGAAATGGTGAAAGCCGTTGAAGCTGGATTGCTTGAAAAAGATGTTTTTGAAGATTTTGTAGTGGGCGATATGAGCGAGTCCAACTATGATAAAATCGATTTACATAAAAACATAGTAGATCAAATTACTTTGGTCTCGCCTTCCGGAAAAGCAATGAAAAGGGAGTCGGACCTGATCGACGTTTGGTTTGATAGTGGTTCCATGCCCTACGCACAATGGCACTACCCTTTTGAAAATGAAGAATTGATAGATGGTGGTATAGCATTCCCTGCTAACTTTATCGCCGAAGGCGTGGACCAAACAAGGGGTTGGTTCTATACTTTACATGCTATTGCAACCATGGTTTTTGATACGGTATCGTATAAAAATGTGGTTTCCAATGGTTTGGTACTTGATAAGGAAGGCAAGAAGATGTCTAAAAGGTTGGGCAATGCCGTAGATCCTTTTCAAGTTTTACCAGAACACGGGCCAGATGCCACCCGATGGTACATGATTTCCAATGCAAATCCTTGGGATAATCTCAAGTTTGATATAGATGGTATTGTGGAAGTGAAACGTAAGTTCTTTGGAACACTTTATAATACGTATTCCTTTATGGCCTTATACGCCAATATTGATGAATTTGATTATTCCGAAGCACAAATACCATTGGCCAAGCGACCAGAAATAGACCAATGGATTCTTTCTGAGTTGCATTCCCTGATTCAGAAAGTGGATGAGGCGTATGCGGATTATGAAGCTACGAGGGCGGCAAGAATGATTTCGGATTATGTTCAGGAAAACCTTAGTAATTGGTACGTAAGGCTTAGTAGAAGACGCTTTTGGAAAGGCGACTACCAAGAAGACAAAATTTCGGCGTACCAGACCTTATATACCTGTTTGCTTACCGTAGCGAAACTATCTGCGCCCGTTGCACCTTTCTTTATGGATAGATTGTACCAAGACTTGAATGCAACGACCAAGAAAGAGGATTTTGAAAGCGTTCATCTTGCTGACTTTCCTGTTTTTGATGCCGCAATGGTGAATAAGCAGTTGGAGCGAAAAATGCAGTTGGCCCAAAAAGTATCTTCACTTGTATTATCCATCCGTCAGAAAGAGAAAATAAAGGTACGTCAGCCTTTACAAAAAATCATGATTCCTATTCTGGACAATGAACAGAAAGAAGATATCGAGGCAGTTTCCGAACTCATAAAATCGGAAGTGAATGTAAAGGAAATTGAACTGTTGGATGATGCTTCTGGAATATTGGTAAAACAGATAAAACCTAATTTTAAGGTTTTAGGACCAAGATTTGGCAGGGATATGAAAGCTATTGCGGCGGCAGTAAATCAACTAGGTCAAGAAGATATCCAAAAAATTGAACAAGAAGGCGAATTAATGCTTGCATTGGAAAATAAAAGTATTAATTTACAGTTATCCGATGTAGAGATTAGCTCGCAAGATATAGAGGGTTGGTTGGTTGCAAGTTCTGGCTCTTTAACGGTTGCTTTGGATGTGACCATAGATGAAAATTTAAGAAAGGAAGGAATAGCCAGAGAATTGGTCAATAGAATCCAGAATCTGAGAAAGGAATCTGGATTTGAGGTAACCGATAAAATAGATATTAAGATTTTGAAAGATGGTTTTGTGGAAAATGCGGTCTCCAGTAACGAGAATTATATAAAAACGGAAACACTAACGGCAGAACTTAATTTTGAAGAAAAATTAGACGAAGGCGTCGCAATTGCTTTCGATGAAGTGAATACAAAATTGTTTATCCAAAAACACTAGAACACATGGCAGAAGATTTAAAAATAAGATACTCAGATAGCGACTTGGAAGAATTTAAAGTGCTAATCGAAGAGAAAATAGATAAGGCGAAAAACCATTTGGACTTACTAAAAAGCTCCTATATGAACGATGGCAACAACGGTACAGATGATACCTCGCCAACTTTTAAGGCTTTTGAAGAAGGTTCCGAAACCATGAGCAAAGAAGCGAATACCCAACTTGCAATCCGTCAGGAAAAATTCATTAGGGATTTAAAGAATGCTCTATTACGAATAGAGAACAAAACCTATGGCATTTGTCGCGTAACCGGAAAACTGATCAACAAGGAACGGTTAAAATTGGTTCCACATGCTACGCTCAGTATTGAAGCTAAAAACATGCAGAAATAATAAAAAAACGCCGAAAGGCGTTTTTTGTTTATGAGAACGCTGCTCTTTTTTTTTAGTGTTTTTTCTTTCTGTGCCATGAATGGTCAGAAGTTGATAAAAAAAGCCTTTATCAATCCTGAAACGCAATTTATTCAAATTGACTCCCAAAATTGTTATAAGGTTAGTATTGGTACCTCTAAAAAAGAAGAGGTTACTATTGCTGGGAGCATGGAAGGAGAGTATTCCAAAGATTTATTGGTCACTATTGAGCAAAAGGGGGCCACTGTATTAATAAGTACAGGATTTCAGCCCAACTTCACTAATCCCAATGATAAACTAAGTGCACATAAGGTCATTTCTATAGAACTGAATATAAGTTTGCCAGAATACAAAGATGTTTCCGTTTATGGAACCAATTGTAATGTTTTAGCCGAAGGGGACTATAAAAGACTCAAGATAAAATTGGCCGATGGTACATGTTCGCTAGAAAACGTTGGGGAAACTGTTGAAGTCAATACTCAAAAAGGAAACATTTTTCTTTCTACTTCGAATGGGGATGTTGTGGCAAAAAGTACGTATGGCGAAGTGCGTCGCGAGACTATTCCTAAAGGGGATAATGTATTTGTACTGAATACGGTCGAAGGCAATATCTATCTAAAGAAAACGAAATAATATCCATATTTTTGCAATCTGTTTTTAAAAGCATGAATTTAAAGAAGTCCCTATCGCTCATCATCATTGTTCTTGTAGTTGACCAGATAAGCAAAATCTATGTCAAGACTAATTTTGTTCTGGGTGAATCTACATTGGTTTTTGACTGGTTTAGAATTCTTTTTATTGAAAACGAAGGTGCTGCTTGGGGAACCAAGCTCAGTGATATTTTACCAATATCGGAATCAACGGGAAAGTTGGTGCTAACTATTTTTAGACTTTTTGCCATTTTTGGTATTGGATATTGGCTTTGGGATATTATAAAAAAGCAATCGCCAAAAACTTTAATTTTAGCCGTTTCCCTCATTTTTGCCGGGGCTTTGGGGAATATTATCGATTCCGTTTTTTACGGAATTATTTTTGACAGCAGCAGTAACCAAGTGGCTACACTGTTTTCAAGTGAACCTTATGGGAACCTTTTTTACGGTAAAGTTGTAGATATGCTCTACTTTCCACTAATAGATACAACTTGGCCAGAATGGGTTCCATCCGTAGGGGGAAATAAGTTTCGTTTTTTTGAACCTGTCTTTAATATTGCCGATACTGCAATCAGCACGGGTGTTGGAATTTTGATTGTATTTAATAAAAAAGCTTTTCCCAAAAGTATAAAAGCTAAGTCAGCGGATTAGAATTTGTAAACCCTATCTGGTGTTACGCAATAATCCAATCCCACATCATGTTCATGGGTTTCATGAGTACTGGTTTCAGCCTCAAAAAGTGATAAACCTATTTTAATGGTCTCTTTTCTACAATTATTTAAGAAGGTATCATAGTATCCTTTACCATAACCAACACGGTTTCCTTTTAAGTCAAAGGCCAATAATGGTAAAAAAACAACATCAATTTTGTTTTCTGGAACTATAATTCCATCCACTGGTTCAGGAATCCCCCATTTATTTTTCTTAAGAACTGTATTGTCCAAAAGTAAATAGTTTTCTAAGATGTTTTCCCCGTTCACCTTGGGTATAATCACGTTTTTGTCTTTCCCCTGAAGGATAGCCAGTATAGGTTGGGTATCAATTTCCTTCTGTTCATCAATACTCAAAAAAATATGGAAATAAAAAAAATCCCAAATAGGGATTTGAAGTATTCTATTCGCAAGTGTTATACTCAAATCTGAAACTTCTTCGAGCGAAAGCTCTTGTCTCAAATCTTTATATTTTTTTCTTAGCTCATGCTTCAACATTAAATGCTGAAATTTTTTTGGGGTGTTTTGGGGAACCCTTTATTCTATTTTCTGGTTGACACAGAAAAGAAGATTTTGAAGAAAAGCATCAAAATCAAATACATTCCCAAAACGATTACATAGTTCTCCATAAGAATTGTATTTATATGGTTAAATGTAAGTAAAAGAATTGAAAACTTGACTACCAAATGCACATTTTATCGACGAAATGCATCTTTTTTAATAGTTGTTTAACACTAAAGACATTTTTTTAAAAGAGTATTAAGAATGTAAGTTATTGAAAAAAAAGACATTAAAGCTCTTTTTAAAGAAGAATGCGATTTTAGTAAAAAAGAAAAAGATTACAAAAAAAATTGCCTTAACCATGTATATCTTGTAAAGGGCAATTCAATACTGGTAGAAAAAATGATTTCTTTTTATAAAAGTGAATATTCCAGGCGCTCAAACATGCCATTCATAAACCAAAACCCTTGAATAGTAAAAACTAACAAGAGATCCATCAATTTAAACTATAAAACACTGGTATAAAACCCTAATTTTGTTTTCAGGTCAATTACCAAGGTTTTATGTCCAACCTTTCATCCATTCATATTCAAATAAGCGTCCTTCCAAATAATCCGGGAGTGTACCAGTTTTATGATTCTGATGATAAAATTCTATATGTGGGCAAAGCAAAGAATCTAAAAAAAAGGGTATCCTCCTATTTCAACAAAAAACAGGAATATGGTAAGACCAGAGTGTTGGTAAAAAAGATAGCATCGGTCAAGCATATTGTGGTTCCTACCGAATCCGATGCGTTGCTTTTGGAAAACAATCTTATCAAAAAACTGTTGCCCCGATACAATGTTTTGCTCAAGGACGATAAATCCTATCCTTGGATCTGTATTAAGAACGAACGCTTTCCACGGGTTTTTCCAACTAGAAAACATATTAAGGACGGTTCTGAATATTATGGACCCTACACCAGCATGAAAACTGTAAGAACTCTCCTTGATCTGGTAAGGGGCGTATATCCACTTAGGACCTGCAATTATGACCTTTCCAACGAGAAGATAACTTCGGGCAAATATAAGGTATGCCTTGAGTTTCATTTGGGCAATTGCTTGGGACCATGTGAGGGATTACAATCAGAAACGGATTACCATCGGCAGATTGATGACATTCGGGAAATCATTAAAGGTAATTTCAAAAGTTCCCTCAACTATTTTAAATCCCAAATGAAGGAGCTTGCCGGCAATATGGAGTTTGAGAAAGCTCAACTTGTAAAGGATAAGATAGAGATTCTGGAAAACTACCAGGCAAAATCGACGGTGGTCAATCCAAAAATCAACAATGTTGATGTATTTACGATTATCTCCGACGAAACCCATGGCTATGTAAATTTTCTACAACTTTCCCATGGTTCTATTATAAGGTCCCATACCATGGAAATCAAAAAGAAATTAGAGGAATCGGATGAGGAGTTGTTAGAATTGGCCATTATTGAAATTCGGCAAAGGTTTAACTCACGATCCAAAGAGATTTATTTGCCCTTTCCAGTAGCAGTTGAAGAGAATATTAAGATAACACTACCTAAACTTGGGGACAAACGAAGGATATTGGAACTTTCTGAACGGAATGCGAGATTTTTTAGACAGGATAGGTTCAAGCAGATAAAAATTATAGATCCAGATAGGCATACCAAGAGAATAATGGCCCAGATGAAGGCTGATTTAAGACTTTCAAAAGAACCGACCCACATAGAGTGCTTTGATAATTCGAATATCCAAGGAAGCGATCCAGTAGCCGCTTGTGTGGTTTTCAAAAATGGCAAACCCTCAAAGAAAGATTACAGGCATTTTAACATAAAGACAGTGGAAGGGCCAGATGATTTTGCCAGTATGGAAGAAGTGGTCTTTAGAAGATATAAAAGATTGCTCAATGAAGATGAGCCTTTGCCACAACTTATTGTTATAGATGGTGGAAAAGGACAACTGTCTTCTTCGCTCAAGAGTTTGGACATATTGGGCCTTCGTGGAAAAATTGCTATAATTGGCATAGCCAAACGTCTAGAGGAGATTTATTTTCCAGAAGACCCAATACCATTGTATCTGGATAAAAAATCCGAAACCTTAAAGATTATCCAGCAATTACGAAACGAAGCGCATAGGTTTGGAATTACACACCATAGAAATAGAAGAAGCAAGGGAGCTATAAACTCAGAGCTTGAGAATATAGAGGGTATTGGTAAGAAGACCGCAGAACAATTGTTGAAAAATTTCAAGTCGGTAAAGCGAATTAAAGAAGCCTCTATTGAAAATCTTGCCCAGTCGGTAGGCATGGCAAAGGCAAAAAAAATTTATAAGTCTTTTCACTAGCAAATGAGAATAAAACGTAACATAACTATACTGCTTACTATCTTCTTTAGTGTTCTAGGCATATCCCAAACTATAGAAAAACCAGAGGATTTTAAGGTTGGTTTAGTGCTTAGTGGTGGTGGTGCCAAGGGGCTGGCACATATTGGCGCATTAAAGATTATCGAAGAAGCAGGGGTCAAAGTGGACTATGTAGGAGGTACAAGCATGGGAGCTATTGTAGGGGCGCTCTATGCCTCTGGCTATTCTGCTACCGAGTTGGATTCAATCTTCAGGGTAACTGATTTTACGAAACTAATTCAGGACGAAGTTCCCAGGGGAGCCAAGACTTTTTACGAGAAAGATGATTCCGAACGATACGCGCTTGGCCTTCCTTTCACAAATTTTCATGTTTCCTTTCCGCAGGCAATTTCTGGAGGACAAAATATCTACAATGAATTGGTGAAATTGCTTTTTCATGTAAAAGATGTTGAAGATTTCAAAGATTTGCCCATCCCTTTTCTGTGTATCGCCACAAACGTGGAGACTGGGGAAGAAGTGCTACTGGATAAAGGATATTTGCCAGAGGCCATAATGGCAAGCGGAACTTTTCCCTCACTGTTCGAACCTTCCGAAATAGATGGAAAAATTTTGATAGATGGTGGGGTCGTGAACAATTACCCCATAAATGAAGTACGGGAAATGGGGGCGGATTTGATTATTGGGGTGGATGTCCAACATGGTCTGTCCGATAGAGAAGCTCTATCCTCTGCTACAGAGATTTTACTTCAGATAAATAATTATAGGACAGTCAACGACATGAAAAAGAAAGTCGATGATACTGATCTCTATATCAGACCAAACATTGACAATTTTTCTGTGATTGATTTTGATAGTAGTGAAGATATTGTTCTAAGTGGTGAAGATGCTACTATAAAAAAGTTTGCTGAACTACAAAAAATAGCACAGGACCAAGGTAACGCTCCTGTATTGAAAAATAGGATTGAACCAACAGACAGTTTGACCATAAATAGATTGATAATAAGAGGTAATGACAGGTATACGAGAGGCTATATAAAAGGAAAGCTCAGGTTTGATTTGGCAGAGAAGATCTCTTTTGAAGAAGTTAAACAGGGAATAAGCAATTTATCGGCCACAGGTAACTTTAAAACAATACGATATCATTTAGAATCTAATGGCTTGGGAACGGATTTGATACTGAAACTGGAGGAGACCGAAACCAAAATGTTTTTAAAGTTGTCCGCACATTATGATGATTTGTACAAGAGTGCTGCCTTGATAAACCTTACCAAAAAGAACTTTCTGCTTAAAGACGATGTTGCCTCCTTCGATTTTATATTGGGCGATAATATTAGATATAATTTAGAATATTATCTGGATAAAGGATTTTATTGGAGTTTTGGTGTAAAATCTGAATTTACCAACTTTGAGACCAATGTGAATTTTGAATTGCTC
The nucleotide sequence above comes from Flagellimonas sp. HMM57. Encoded proteins:
- the ileS gene encoding isoleucine--tRNA ligase — encoded protein: MKFAEYRGLDLPKVSEEILNFWKENGIFEKSVSTREGKESYVFYEGPPSANGMPGIHHVMARTIKDIFPRYKTMKGHQVKRKAGWDTHGLPIEIGVEKELGITKEDIGKKISVEEYNAACKKAVMRYTDVWNEMTEKIGYWVDMDDPYITYKSKYMESVWWLLKQIYDKGLLYKGYTIQPYSPKAGTGLSSHELNQPGTYQDVTDTTVTAQFKIKKETLPAIFDGIDGEAYFLAWTTTPWTLPSNTALTVGPKIDYILVQSFNQYTFEPSYVVLAKSLVGKQFGGKFYEAQSEEDFANYTTADKKIPYQIIAETKGVDLVGIEYEQLIDYVQPYQNPENAFRVIAGDFVTTEDGTGIVHTAPTFGADDAFVAKQAKPEVPPMLVLDEHNNPVPLVDLQGKFRPELKEFGGKYVKNEYYNEGEAPERSVDVEIAIKLKEENKAFKVEKYVHSYPNCWRTDKPILYYPLDSWFIKVTDVKDRMFELNQSINWKPKATGEGRFGNWLLNANDWNLSRSRYWGIPLPIWRTEDGSEELLIGSVEELKTEMVKAVEAGLLEKDVFEDFVVGDMSESNYDKIDLHKNIVDQITLVSPSGKAMKRESDLIDVWFDSGSMPYAQWHYPFENEELIDGGIAFPANFIAEGVDQTRGWFYTLHAIATMVFDTVSYKNVVSNGLVLDKEGKKMSKRLGNAVDPFQVLPEHGPDATRWYMISNANPWDNLKFDIDGIVEVKRKFFGTLYNTYSFMALYANIDEFDYSEAQIPLAKRPEIDQWILSELHSLIQKVDEAYADYEATRAARMISDYVQENLSNWYVRLSRRRFWKGDYQEDKISAYQTLYTCLLTVAKLSAPVAPFFMDRLYQDLNATTKKEDFESVHLADFPVFDAAMVNKQLERKMQLAQKVSSLVLSIRQKEKIKVRQPLQKIMIPILDNEQKEDIEAVSELIKSEVNVKEIELLDDASGILVKQIKPNFKVLGPRFGRDMKAIAAAVNQLGQEDIQKIEQEGELMLALENKSINLQLSDVEISSQDIEGWLVASSGSLTVALDVTIDENLRKEGIARELVNRIQNLRKESGFEVTDKIDIKILKDGFVENAVSSNENYIKTETLTAELNFEEKLDEGVAIAFDEVNTKLFIQKH
- a CDS encoding lipoprotein signal peptidase encodes the protein MNLKKSLSLIIIVLVVDQISKIYVKTNFVLGESTLVFDWFRILFIENEGAAWGTKLSDILPISESTGKLVLTIFRLFAIFGIGYWLWDIIKKQSPKTLILAVSLIFAGALGNIIDSVFYGIIFDSSSNQVATLFSSEPYGNLFYGKVVDMLYFPLIDTTWPEWVPSVGGNKFRFFEPVFNIADTAISTGVGILIVFNKKAFPKSIKAKSAD
- a CDS encoding 5-formyltetrahydrofolate cyclo-ligase, with the protein product MLKHELRKKYKDLRQELSLEEVSDLSITLANRILQIPIWDFFYFHIFLSIDEQKEIDTQPILAILQGKDKNVIIPKVNGENILENYLLLDNTVLKKNKWGIPEPVDGIIVPENKIDVVFLPLLAFDLKGNRVGYGKGYYDTFLNNCRKETIKIGLSLFEAETSTHETHEHDVGLDYCVTPDRVYKF
- the uvrC gene encoding excinuclease ABC subunit UvrC, producing the protein MSNLSSIHIQISVLPNNPGVYQFYDSDDKILYVGKAKNLKKRVSSYFNKKQEYGKTRVLVKKIASVKHIVVPTESDALLLENNLIKKLLPRYNVLLKDDKSYPWICIKNERFPRVFPTRKHIKDGSEYYGPYTSMKTVRTLLDLVRGVYPLRTCNYDLSNEKITSGKYKVCLEFHLGNCLGPCEGLQSETDYHRQIDDIREIIKGNFKSSLNYFKSQMKELAGNMEFEKAQLVKDKIEILENYQAKSTVVNPKINNVDVFTIISDETHGYVNFLQLSHGSIIRSHTMEIKKKLEESDEELLELAIIEIRQRFNSRSKEIYLPFPVAVEENIKITLPKLGDKRRILELSERNARFFRQDRFKQIKIIDPDRHTKRIMAQMKADLRLSKEPTHIECFDNSNIQGSDPVAACVVFKNGKPSKKDYRHFNIKTVEGPDDFASMEEVVFRRYKRLLNEDEPLPQLIVIDGGKGQLSSSLKSLDILGLRGKIAIIGIAKRLEEIYFPEDPIPLYLDKKSETLKIIQQLRNEAHRFGITHHRNRRSKGAINSELENIEGIGKKTAEQLLKNFKSVKRIKEASIENLAQSVGMAKAKKIYKSFH
- a CDS encoding TraR/DksA C4-type zinc finger protein — protein: MAEDLKIRYSDSDLEEFKVLIEEKIDKAKNHLDLLKSSYMNDGNNGTDDTSPTFKAFEEGSETMSKEANTQLAIRQEKFIRDLKNALLRIENKTYGICRVTGKLINKERLKLVPHATLSIEAKNMQK
- a CDS encoding patatin-like phospholipase family protein, encoding MRIKRNITILLTIFFSVLGISQTIEKPEDFKVGLVLSGGGAKGLAHIGALKIIEEAGVKVDYVGGTSMGAIVGALYASGYSATELDSIFRVTDFTKLIQDEVPRGAKTFYEKDDSERYALGLPFTNFHVSFPQAISGGQNIYNELVKLLFHVKDVEDFKDLPIPFLCIATNVETGEEVLLDKGYLPEAIMASGTFPSLFEPSEIDGKILIDGGVVNNYPINEVREMGADLIIGVDVQHGLSDREALSSATEILLQINNYRTVNDMKKKVDDTDLYIRPNIDNFSVIDFDSSEDIVLSGEDATIKKFAELQKIAQDQGNAPVLKNRIEPTDSLTINRLIIRGNDRYTRGYIKGKLRFDLAEKISFEEVKQGISNLSATGNFKTIRYHLESNGLGTDLILKLEETETKMFLKLSAHYDDLYKSAALINLTKKNFLLKDDVASFDFILGDNIRYNLEYYLDKGFYWSFGVKSEFTNFETNVNFELLRSNFDIPNIPSDPNIREINLDVADLTNQIYMQTVLQEEFAVTLGLEHKLLRYSTRTINQLVNNDEDDFVPIDSDRTFFDNSNYFSAYGKITLDTYNDKYFPTKGLLFDSDFHFYLLSSDFNENFKEFSVGKARLGTAFNLFDKVSLNLEAEGGFKLGTSNVTSFDFVLGGYGNDFVNNFIPFFGYDFLSLPGNSFVKAYGRLDYNFAPKNHFMFSANFANVDDDLFRTGEWFSEPTFSGYGIGYGYESFLGPVQIFYSWTPEMDNSNVFISVGYWF